In a genomic window of Streptomyces katrae:
- a CDS encoding LCP family protein: MHSSVRGEGAPDKAADADGISEGGKKKVSGAVPPPREGSGGSAQPPGGGIPARRRRRRVLFWVASVLAFLILGTSAAGYLYYNHLNNNIRSGQRLSGESSVEKTHANAKGQRPLNILLIGSDSRNKPENVELGGSRDTVGNPPLADVQMLLHVSADRENASVVSIPRDTRVDIPECTDPKSGEKFKKTNAMINESLGRGGPGCTLATWEKLTNVYIDHWMMIDFSGVVKMADAIGGVPVCVKDNVWDRPLPTSSGGSGLKLQKGTTRVKGEQALQWLRTRHAFSSDLGRAQAQHMYMNSMMRELKSQNAFTDVGRITDLAEAGTKALEVSEEIGSVKKLYNLAMQLKDVPTNRITMTTMPTFQDPRDEDRLIVNQPDAEKLWTMLRKDIAFDKNGAPQAAQSPSAAQSPSAAQPSPGAPQPAPTGSQPAAPAGQVPSKLPGTAPDKIAVNVVNGTAAGQPLAPHRANAIADVLVSKGFTGARADSALIPEKTTVVRYPTPDLADEAKNVAASLGIPETAVQQSADVSKITLIVGADWREGNAFPAQTPPPAGSIPDTADAINGSDTGACMDVYKPYRW; the protein is encoded by the coding sequence ATGCACAGCAGCGTGCGGGGGGAGGGGGCGCCCGACAAGGCCGCCGACGCCGACGGCATATCCGAAGGCGGCAAGAAGAAGGTGTCCGGCGCGGTGCCCCCACCCCGGGAGGGTTCGGGCGGCAGCGCCCAGCCCCCGGGCGGTGGCATCCCCGCCCGCCGGCGCCGCCGGCGGGTGCTGTTCTGGGTGGCGTCCGTCCTGGCGTTCCTGATCCTGGGAACCTCGGCGGCCGGGTACCTCTACTACAACCACCTCAACAACAACATCCGCAGCGGACAGCGCCTCAGCGGCGAGAGCAGCGTGGAGAAGACCCACGCCAACGCCAAGGGCCAGCGCCCGCTGAACATCCTGCTGATCGGCTCCGACAGCCGCAACAAGCCGGAGAACGTGGAACTCGGCGGCAGCCGCGACACCGTGGGCAACCCCCCGCTCGCGGACGTGCAGATGCTGCTGCACGTGTCGGCCGACCGCGAGAACGCCTCGGTCGTGAGCATCCCGCGCGACACCCGGGTCGACATACCCGAGTGCACGGACCCCAAGTCCGGCGAGAAGTTCAAGAAGACCAACGCGATGATCAACGAGTCGCTCGGCCGCGGCGGCCCCGGCTGCACCCTGGCCACCTGGGAGAAGCTGACCAACGTCTACATCGACCACTGGATGATGATCGACTTCTCCGGTGTCGTGAAGATGGCCGACGCGATCGGCGGCGTCCCGGTCTGCGTCAAGGACAACGTCTGGGACCGGCCGCTGCCCACCTCGAGCGGCGGCTCGGGCCTGAAGCTCCAGAAGGGCACGACCCGGGTCAAGGGCGAGCAGGCGCTCCAGTGGCTGCGCACCCGGCACGCGTTCAGCAGCGACCTGGGCCGGGCGCAGGCCCAGCACATGTACATGAACTCGATGATGCGCGAGCTCAAGAGCCAGAACGCCTTCACCGACGTCGGCCGGATCACGGACCTGGCGGAGGCGGGCACCAAGGCCCTGGAGGTCTCCGAGGAGATCGGCTCGGTCAAGAAGCTCTACAACCTGGCCATGCAGCTCAAGGACGTCCCGACCAACCGCATCACGATGACGACGATGCCGACGTTCCAGGACCCCCGGGACGAGGACCGGCTCATCGTGAACCAGCCGGACGCCGAGAAGCTGTGGACGATGCTCCGCAAGGACATCGCGTTCGACAAGAACGGAGCGCCGCAGGCCGCGCAGAGCCCGTCGGCCGCGCAGAGCCCGTCGGCCGCGCAGCCCTCTCCCGGTGCCCCTCAGCCCGCTCCGACCGGCTCGCAGCCCGCGGCGCCGGCCGGCCAGGTGCCCTCGAAGCTCCCGGGCACGGCCCCGGACAAGATCGCCGTGAACGTGGTCAACGGCACGGCCGCCGGCCAGCCGCTGGCACCCCACCGGGCGAACGCGATCGCGGACGTCCTGGTCTCCAAGGGCTTCACCGGGGCCCGGGCGGACAGCGCGCTGATCCCGGAGAAGACCACCGTGGTGCGCTACCCGACGCCGGACCTGGCGGACGAGGCGAAGAACGTGGCGGCCTCCCTGGGCATCCCGGAGACGGCGGTGCAGCAGTCGGCCGACGTCTCGAAGATCACCCTGATCGTGGGTGCGGACTGGCGCGAGGGCAACGCCTTCCCGGCGCAGACCCCGCCGCCGGCCGGGTCGATCCCGGACACCGCCGACGCGATCAACGGCTCGGACACCGGAGCCTGCATGGACGTCTACAAGCCGTACCGCTGGTGA
- a CDS encoding glycosyltransferase family 2 protein has translation MPAQQPAVSVIMPVLNEERHLRDSVRHILGQEYAGEMEVVIALGPSTDRTDEIAAELVREDPRVHTVPNPTGRTPAALNAAIKASRHPIVVRVDGHGMLSPDYIATAVRLLEETGAQNVGGIMHAEGENAWEDAVAAAMTSKIGVGNAAFHTGGEPGPADTVYLGVFRREALEQQGGYNEEFIRAQDWELNFRIREAGGLIWFSPELKVQYRPRPSVRALAKQYKDYGRWRHVVSRYHAGSINLRYLAPPTAVCAIAAGVVAGVAVTPWAFAVPAGYLAAITAGSVPAGRGLPLKARAQIPVALATMHMSWGYGFLTSPRSLARKVIASRRPSVRRDPAEV, from the coding sequence ATGCCCGCCCAGCAGCCCGCAGTCTCGGTGATCATGCCGGTGCTCAACGAGGAGCGCCATCTGCGTGACTCCGTCCGGCACATCCTCGGACAGGAGTACGCCGGAGAGATGGAGGTGGTGATCGCGCTCGGGCCGTCCACGGACCGCACCGACGAGATCGCCGCCGAACTCGTACGCGAAGACCCCCGCGTCCACACCGTCCCCAACCCCACCGGACGGACCCCCGCCGCCCTCAACGCCGCGATCAAGGCCTCGCGCCACCCGATCGTCGTCCGCGTCGACGGCCACGGCATGCTCTCCCCGGACTACATCGCCACCGCCGTCCGCCTCCTGGAGGAGACCGGTGCGCAGAACGTCGGCGGCATCATGCACGCCGAGGGGGAGAACGCCTGGGAGGACGCCGTCGCCGCCGCGATGACCTCGAAGATCGGCGTCGGCAACGCGGCCTTCCACACCGGCGGCGAACCCGGCCCCGCCGACACCGTCTACCTCGGCGTCTTCCGCCGCGAGGCGCTCGAACAGCAGGGCGGCTACAACGAGGAGTTCATCCGCGCCCAGGACTGGGAGCTGAACTTCCGCATCCGCGAGGCCGGCGGGCTGATCTGGTTCTCGCCCGAGCTGAAGGTCCAGTACCGGCCCCGGCCCTCCGTGCGGGCCCTGGCCAAGCAGTACAAGGACTACGGCCGCTGGCGGCACGTCGTGTCCCGCTACCACGCCGGCTCCATCAACCTGCGCTACCTGGCCCCGCCGACCGCCGTCTGCGCGATCGCGGCCGGGGTGGTCGCGGGCGTCGCCGTCACCCCGTGGGCGTTCGCCGTCCCGGCCGGCTACCTCGCGGCGATCACCGCCGGGTCCGTCCCCGCGGGCAGGGGGCTGCCGCTGAAGGCCCGGGCGCAGATCCCCGTGGCCCTCGCGACGATGCACATGTCCTGGGGCTACGGCTTCCTCACCAGCCCGCGCTCGCTCGCGCGGAAGGTCATCGCCAGCCGCCGCCCGTCGGTGCGCCGCGACCCGGCCGAGGTCTGA
- a CDS encoding LCP family protein → MPQPHRPHRPAGPAQPQRARKGGGRGGTARGRRDRPRWGVRIAAGFSLVVLGSGAVGHAVMTGLDTGIERVDPFKDMKNRPQAGHGMNFLLVGTDGRDKITPEEKREYRLGGEPCHCTDTIMLVHLSADQQRASVVSLPRDSYAELPAHPDPDTGAPHRPHPVKLNAAYAEGGPNLTVRTVESMTRVKIDHYLEVDFTSFMRTVDAMGGVEICTAKALHDQNTGLHLLPGTHRLTGGQALQYVRSRHVDGAADLGRMQRQQRFVAALIKQATGGGVLLNPVKFKEVSSTLLGSVRADKDFGSEQMLALGQAMRGFTPSSSEFASVPIGDASYPVKGIGSTVKWDESKAAQLFESLREDRPLAPARPGHPAARPAPAATPAAVPVDVPPQQVRVQVENGTRIDGLGGRVDSALRATGFDTTGTPGSGAGRGVRRTVISYDPRWDRSARTVAAALPGSELRAVAGQGRTVLVIAGSDYTKVVPVRPEDPYQGEFGVVTGDQVVCGK, encoded by the coding sequence GTGCCCCAGCCGCACCGTCCCCACCGGCCCGCCGGGCCGGCCCAGCCGCAGCGCGCACGGAAGGGCGGCGGCCGCGGCGGGACGGCCCGCGGCCGGCGCGACCGGCCCCGCTGGGGCGTACGGATCGCGGCCGGGTTCTCCCTGGTGGTCCTGGGCTCCGGGGCCGTCGGGCACGCCGTGATGACGGGCCTGGACACCGGTATCGAACGGGTGGACCCCTTCAAGGACATGAAGAACCGCCCCCAGGCCGGGCACGGGATGAACTTCCTGCTGGTCGGCACCGACGGCCGCGACAAGATCACCCCGGAGGAGAAGCGCGAGTACCGCCTCGGCGGGGAGCCCTGCCACTGCACCGACACGATCATGCTGGTGCACCTCTCCGCCGACCAGCAGCGGGCCAGCGTGGTCAGCCTCCCCCGCGACAGCTACGCCGAACTCCCCGCCCACCCGGACCCGGACACCGGCGCGCCCCACCGCCCCCACCCGGTGAAGCTCAACGCCGCCTACGCCGAGGGCGGGCCGAACCTGACCGTGCGGACCGTCGAGAGCATGACCCGGGTCAAGATCGACCACTACCTGGAGGTCGACTTCACCAGCTTCATGCGGACCGTCGACGCGATGGGCGGGGTCGAGATCTGCACCGCCAAGGCCCTCCACGACCAGAACACCGGCCTGCACCTGCTGCCCGGCACCCACCGCCTCACCGGCGGCCAGGCCCTCCAGTACGTCCGCTCCCGCCATGTCGACGGGGCCGCCGACCTGGGCCGCATGCAGCGCCAGCAGCGGTTCGTCGCCGCCCTGATCAAACAGGCCACCGGCGGCGGGGTGCTGCTCAACCCGGTGAAGTTCAAGGAGGTCAGCTCCACCCTGCTGGGCTCGGTGCGCGCCGACAAGGACTTCGGCTCCGAGCAGATGCTGGCGCTGGGGCAGGCCATGCGCGGTTTCACCCCCTCCTCGTCCGAGTTCGCCTCCGTCCCGATCGGGGACGCCTCGTACCCGGTCAAGGGCATCGGCTCGACCGTGAAGTGGGACGAGTCCAAGGCCGCCCAGCTCTTCGAGTCCCTGCGCGAGGACCGCCCCCTGGCCCCGGCCCGCCCCGGGCACCCCGCCGCCCGTCCCGCGCCCGCCGCGACGCCGGCGGCCGTCCCGGTGGACGTGCCCCCGCAGCAGGTCCGGGTCCAGGTGGAGAACGGCACCCGCATCGACGGGCTCGGCGGCCGGGTGGACTCCGCCCTGCGCGCCACCGGCTTCGACACCACCGGCACCCCCGGCAGCGGCGCGGGCCGCGGCGTGCGGCGCACGGTGATCTCGTACGACCCGCGCTGGGACCGCTCCGCCCGCACGGTGGCGGCGGCGCTGCCCGGCAGCGAGCTGCGCGCGGTGGCCGGGCAGGGCCGGACGGTGCTGGTCATCGCCGGCTCCGACTACACCAAGGTCGTCCCGGTACGGCCCGAGGACCCCTACCAGGGCGAGTTCGGCGTGGTCACGGGCGACCAGGTGGTCTGCGGGAAGTAG
- a CDS encoding glycosyltransferase family 39 protein, translating into MPTATQTAPAPAAPARAGRRRPPGPDWLWAALLTLAVTTFRAGTPQLWRDELASWNAASRSTGELFGMLGHVDAVSGLYYLMLHYWVSVFGDSAAMLRLPSALAMAGSAALVVLIARALFDRRTAVFAGLLFALLPVVTRYGTEARSYAFVVLTVTAATWLLLRALERPSAGRWAGYSALVAVSGLLHMVSLLVLLPHAMIVALRWRDGRRTRSALSFVGAAGVGLLPVVPLLLLGRRQVGRQISWIETPHLRDVAGLWDNLFTSPLVGLAVAALALLPLAWPRGRRPAVELMLLGAAPIAACFVASQGSSSYFIDRYVLFTVPAWAVLAAAGLAALRPRAAGAAGLAALVLLGAPDQRQLRTEQAKETSDGIAAARVIAKGYRAGDGLVTPRGKAERVFMIDYQIGYYLPDRVRPRDVFAERSAVASDDLFPVECRQPERCLGDTKRIWLVTRDTDDGHHDPYNKLPAAPKKALKDHYRVASTTEVRGLHVSLLERVK; encoded by the coding sequence ATGCCGACTGCCACGCAGACCGCCCCCGCGCCCGCCGCCCCCGCCCGTGCGGGCCGGCGGCGGCCGCCCGGGCCCGACTGGCTGTGGGCGGCACTGCTGACCCTGGCGGTGACCACCTTCCGGGCCGGGACCCCGCAGCTGTGGCGTGACGAGCTGGCCAGCTGGAACGCCGCCTCCCGCAGCACCGGCGAGCTGTTCGGGATGCTGGGGCACGTCGACGCCGTCTCCGGCCTCTACTACCTGATGCTGCACTACTGGGTCTCCGTCTTCGGGGACTCCGCCGCCATGCTCCGGCTGCCCTCGGCGCTGGCCATGGCCGGTTCCGCCGCCCTGGTGGTGCTGATCGCCCGGGCCCTTTTCGACCGCCGGACGGCCGTGTTCGCGGGGCTGCTGTTCGCGCTGCTGCCCGTCGTGACCCGGTACGGCACCGAAGCCCGGTCGTACGCCTTCGTGGTGCTCACCGTGACCGCCGCGACGTGGCTGCTGCTGCGGGCGCTGGAGCGGCCGTCGGCGGGGCGCTGGGCCGGGTACTCCGCGCTGGTCGCGGTGTCGGGGCTGCTGCACATGGTGTCGCTGCTGGTCCTGCTGCCGCACGCGATGATCGTGGCCCTGCGGTGGCGGGACGGCCGGCGTACCCGCAGCGCGCTGTCCTTCGTGGGGGCGGCCGGGGTGGGGCTGCTGCCGGTGGTTCCGCTGCTGCTGCTGGGGCGGCGGCAGGTCGGCCGGCAGATCAGCTGGATCGAGACCCCGCACCTTCGGGACGTCGCCGGCCTCTGGGACAACCTGTTCACCTCCCCGCTGGTGGGCCTGGCCGTCGCCGCGCTGGCACTGCTGCCGCTCGCGTGGCCGCGGGGCCGGCGTCCCGCCGTCGAGCTGATGCTGCTGGGGGCCGCGCCGATCGCCGCCTGCTTCGTGGCCTCGCAGGGCAGCTCCTCGTACTTCATCGACCGCTACGTGCTGTTCACCGTCCCCGCCTGGGCGGTCCTCGCCGCCGCCGGGCTGGCCGCGCTGCGGCCCCGGGCGGCCGGTGCGGCCGGGCTGGCGGCGCTGGTCCTGCTCGGCGCCCCCGACCAGCGCCAGCTGCGCACCGAGCAGGCGAAGGAGACCTCCGACGGCATCGCGGCGGCACGGGTGATCGCCAAGGGCTACCGGGCCGGCGACGGCCTCGTGACCCCGCGCGGCAAGGCGGAACGGGTGTTCATGATCGACTACCAGATCGGGTACTACCTGCCCGACCGGGTCCGGCCGCGCGACGTCTTCGCCGAGCGCTCGGCGGTGGCGTCCGACGACCTGTTCCCCGTGGAGTGCAGGCAGCCCGAGCGCTGCCTGGGCGACACGAAGCGGATCTGGCTGGTCACCCGGGACACCGACGACGGCCACCACGACCCGTACAACAAGCTCCCCGCGGCCCCGAAGAAGGCGCTGAAGGACCACTACCGGGTCGCTTCGACGACAGAGGTGCGCGGCCTGCACGTCTCCCTGCTGGAGCGGGTGAAGTAG
- a CDS encoding acyl-CoA thioesterase, with product MTQIPDAPEGKPISASRTTLSHIMTAADTNLLGTVHGGVIMKLVDDAAGAVAGRHSGGAAVTASMDEMAFLAPVRVGDLVHVRAQVNWTGRSSMEIGVRVLAERWNESTPATQVGSAYLVFTAVDSDGKPRTVPPVIPETEQDERRYQEAQIRRTHRLARRQAIKELRERRIAEGLDED from the coding sequence ATGACACAGATACCGGACGCACCGGAGGGGAAGCCGATCTCGGCGTCCCGGACCACCCTCAGCCACATCATGACCGCGGCCGACACCAACCTCCTCGGCACCGTGCACGGCGGTGTGATCATGAAGCTGGTGGACGACGCGGCCGGCGCCGTGGCCGGGCGTCACTCCGGCGGGGCCGCCGTCACCGCCTCCATGGACGAGATGGCCTTCCTCGCCCCGGTCCGCGTCGGCGACCTGGTGCACGTCCGGGCGCAGGTCAACTGGACCGGCCGCTCCTCGATGGAGATCGGCGTACGGGTCCTGGCGGAGCGGTGGAACGAGTCCACCCCCGCCACCCAGGTCGGCAGCGCCTACCTCGTCTTCACGGCGGTGGACTCCGACGGCAAGCCCCGCACGGTCCCGCCGGTGATCCCGGAGACGGAGCAGGACGAGCGCCGCTACCAGGAGGCCCAGATCCGCCGCACGCACCGCCTCGCCCGCCGCCAGGCGATCAAGGAGCTGCGCGAGCGCCGCATCGCGGAGGGCCTGGACGAGGACTGA
- a CDS encoding LCP family protein produces the protein MSDWDGFGGERDARGRRDDGYGRGSGQAQPQGPQRMRHVQRQPQAPQPPRSQPRPAQGPARPSVPPQAPPPGARPGPGYGVPPQQTQGPDAAYDSGYNTGQVYGRPSGPGRPSGPSGPGRPGGPGGPGGPGGPVRPAGPAPDWRKRIKIGSIAIVSVLLVTTIGTYFWADSKVRREVDLSKVIERPKEGDCTTYLIVGSDSREGMSDEEKKKLHTGSAEGKRTDSMMILAKCSSGNTMVSLPRDSDVEIPSFVGSQSGKKYAGTGKRTKLNAAYADDGPELLVRTIEFNTGLRIDHYAEIGFAGFANIVDALGGVELNIEQGFKDEKSGADFKAGKQTLNGEQSLAFVRTRYAFAESDLQRTKNQQKFLAALASQAATPGTVLNPFSLYPVLGAGLDTLIVDKDMSLWDMGQMFFAMKGINSGEGVSMNMPISGQRGGNLLWDKPKVQQLVKEIQNDQKVTVRGQ, from the coding sequence ATGAGTGACTGGGACGGCTTCGGCGGGGAGCGCGACGCGCGCGGCCGACGTGATGACGGGTACGGACGCGGCAGCGGGCAGGCGCAGCCGCAGGGGCCGCAGCGGATGCGCCACGTGCAGCGGCAGCCGCAGGCCCCGCAGCCTCCCCGGTCCCAGCCCCGTCCCGCCCAGGGCCCCGCCCGGCCCTCCGTTCCGCCGCAGGCCCCGCCGCCCGGCGCGCGGCCCGGCCCCGGCTACGGGGTGCCGCCGCAGCAGACGCAGGGTCCCGACGCGGCGTACGACAGCGGCTACAACACCGGCCAGGTCTACGGCCGCCCTTCGGGCCCCGGACGTCCCTCCGGTCCCTCCGGTCCCGGGCGTCCCGGCGGACCGGGCGGACCGGGCGGCCCCGGCGGTCCGGTCCGGCCGGCCGGTCCCGCGCCGGACTGGCGCAAGCGGATCAAGATCGGTTCGATCGCGATCGTCTCCGTACTCCTGGTGACCACGATCGGCACCTACTTCTGGGCCGACTCCAAGGTCCGCCGCGAGGTCGACCTGTCCAAGGTCATCGAGCGGCCGAAGGAAGGCGACTGCACGACCTACCTCATCGTGGGCTCCGACAGCCGCGAGGGCATGTCCGACGAGGAGAAGAAGAAGCTCCACACGGGCTCCGCCGAGGGCAAGCGCACCGACTCGATGATGATCCTGGCCAAGTGCTCCAGCGGGAACACCATGGTCTCGCTGCCGCGCGACTCCGACGTGGAGATCCCCTCGTTCGTCGGCTCGCAGTCGGGCAAGAAGTACGCCGGCACCGGCAAGCGGACCAAGCTCAACGCCGCGTACGCCGACGACGGCCCGGAGCTGCTGGTCCGGACGATCGAGTTCAACACCGGCCTGCGCATCGACCACTACGCCGAGATCGGCTTCGCCGGCTTCGCGAACATCGTCGACGCGCTCGGCGGCGTGGAGCTGAACATCGAACAGGGCTTCAAGGACGAGAAGTCCGGCGCCGACTTCAAGGCGGGCAAGCAGACCCTCAACGGCGAGCAGTCCCTGGCCTTCGTCCGCACCCGCTACGCCTTCGCCGAGTCGGACCTGCAACGGACGAAGAACCAGCAGAAGTTCCTGGCCGCGCTCGCCTCCCAGGCCGCCACCCCGGGCACCGTCCTCAACCCCTTCTCCCTCTACCCGGTGCTGGGCGCCGGCCTGGACACCCTCATCGTCGACAAGGACATGTCCCTGTGGGACATGGGCCAGATGTTCTTCGCCATGAAGGGCATCAACAGCGGTGAGGGCGTGTCGATGAACATGCCGATCTCCGGGCAGCGGGGCGGCAACCTCCTGTGGGACAAGCCGAAGGTCCAGCAGCTGGTCAAGGAGATCCAGAACGACCAGAAGGTCACCGTCAGGGGGCAGTGA
- a CDS encoding acyltransferase family protein yields MSLPAAPPELGDLRRDGAQATALVEQRRNPASAPKPRLRILDGLRIVAAVVVLSAHYVHPVIWGSRENKELFGPLATVSRYGWLGVELFFMISGFVICMSAWGRPLGSYLRSRVVRLGPAYWFCALVTGTVMVLYAQAYGGSHPTPSQILTNLTMVQMPLNNPSLDPSYWTLWSEARFYLIFAIVAWKGLTYRRVMNFCWIWTVVSILAPTSGLPVLEAVANQTYSPLFISGICFYLIRREGARVGEPWILLALSWLLMQRYMTDIHGWNTRAGDKLSWAVCVAVVTFFYLVMAAVALGLLDRINWRWLSVAGAMSYPLYLLHQQVGVTLMEHWAGDVHPYVLILSMTGSMLLASWLVVRFVERPGSAALKRMLERRPARA; encoded by the coding sequence ATGTCTTTGCCAGCGGCCCCGCCCGAACTCGGCGACCTGAGGCGGGACGGAGCCCAAGCGACAGCCCTCGTGGAGCAGCGGCGCAACCCGGCCTCCGCCCCCAAGCCCCGGCTGCGGATCCTGGACGGCCTGCGGATCGTGGCGGCCGTGGTGGTGCTCAGCGCCCACTACGTGCACCCCGTGATCTGGGGCAGCCGCGAGAACAAGGAGCTGTTCGGCCCGCTGGCCACGGTCTCGCGCTACGGCTGGCTCGGCGTCGAGCTGTTCTTCATGATCAGCGGCTTCGTCATCTGCATGTCCGCCTGGGGCCGGCCGCTGGGCAGCTACCTGCGCAGCCGTGTCGTACGGCTCGGTCCGGCGTACTGGTTCTGCGCCCTGGTGACCGGCACCGTCATGGTGCTCTACGCGCAGGCCTACGGTGGCAGCCATCCCACGCCCAGTCAGATCCTGACCAATCTGACGATGGTGCAGATGCCGCTGAACAACCCCTCGCTCGACCCCTCCTACTGGACCCTGTGGTCGGAGGCCCGGTTCTACCTGATCTTCGCGATCGTCGCCTGGAAGGGCCTGACGTACCGCCGGGTCATGAACTTCTGCTGGATCTGGACCGTCGTCTCGATCCTCGCGCCGACCTCCGGCCTGCCGGTGCTGGAGGCGGTGGCGAACCAGACCTACTCGCCGCTGTTCATCTCCGGCATCTGCTTCTACCTGATCCGCCGCGAGGGCGCCCGCGTCGGCGAGCCCTGGATCCTGCTGGCCCTGTCCTGGCTGCTGATGCAGCGCTACATGACCGACATCCACGGCTGGAACACCCGCGCCGGCGACAAGCTGTCCTGGGCCGTGTGCGTCGCCGTGGTCACCTTCTTCTACCTCGTGATGGCCGCGGTCGCGCTGGGCCTGCTGGACCGGATCAACTGGCGCTGGCTGTCGGTGGCGGGCGCGATGTCCTACCCCCTGTACCTGCTGCACCAGCAGGTGGGTGTGACGCTGATGGAGCACTGGGCGGGCGACGTCCACCCCTACGTGCTCATCCTGTCGATGACCGGCTCGATGCTGCTGGCGTCCTGGCTGGTCGTGCGGTTCGTGGAACGGCCCGGCTCGGCGGCGCTCAAGCGCATGCTGGAACGGCGCCCCGCCAGGGCCTGA
- a CDS encoding polyprenol monophosphomannose synthase: MIGEQQTPRKTDVATTKLPDTWAHTPLTVVMPTYNEAGNLPGMVELLMGLDQPGLRLLIVDDSSPDGTGKIADELAEGYLTEEGKPRMSVLHRTAKDGLGRAYAAGMAKAVEEGAEYVLQMDADGSHPAGKIAEMLGVARSTGAGLVVGSRYVPGGTLSDAWGAHRKLLSRWANAYASTILGTRVRDITGGFNLWSAGALKAIDLASIGSAGYSFQVEMKYKALRRGFQVMEVPIHFEDRTVGESKMNLAVQLESIAMPWKLRARAGR, encoded by the coding sequence GTGATAGGCGAGCAGCAGACTCCCCGCAAGACCGACGTTGCCACCACCAAGCTCCCCGACACCTGGGCGCACACCCCCCTCACCGTGGTCATGCCGACCTACAACGAGGCGGGCAACCTCCCGGGCATGGTGGAACTGCTGATGGGTCTCGACCAGCCGGGCCTGCGCCTGCTGATCGTCGACGACTCCTCGCCCGACGGCACCGGCAAGATCGCCGACGAGCTCGCGGAGGGCTACCTCACCGAGGAGGGCAAGCCGCGCATGTCGGTCCTGCACCGCACCGCGAAGGACGGCCTCGGCCGCGCCTACGCGGCCGGCATGGCCAAGGCCGTCGAGGAGGGCGCCGAGTACGTGCTCCAGATGGACGCGGACGGCTCCCACCCGGCCGGCAAGATCGCCGAGATGCTGGGCGTGGCCCGCTCCACCGGCGCCGGCCTGGTCGTGGGCTCCCGCTACGTGCCGGGCGGCACCCTGTCCGACGCCTGGGGCGCGCACCGCAAGCTGCTCTCCCGCTGGGCCAACGCGTACGCGAGCACCATCCTGGGCACCCGTGTCCGTGACATCACGGGCGGGTTCAACCTGTGGAGCGCGGGCGCGCTGAAGGCCATCGACCTTGCGTCGATCGGCAGCGCCGGCTACAGCTTCCAGGTGGAGATGAAGTACAAGGCGCTGCGCCGCGGTTTCCAGGTGATGGAGGTCCCGATCCACTTCGAGGACCGTACCGTCGGCGAGTCGAAGATGAACCTGGCCGTGCAGCTGGAGTCCATCGCGATGCCGTGGAAGCTCCGCGCCCGCGCCGGGCGCTGA
- a CDS encoding nucleotidyltransferase family protein, whose protein sequence is MTEAILLVGGQGTRLRPVTVNTPKPMVPAAGVPFLAHQIARAAAAGVTHIVMATCYLAEVFEPYFGDGSDFGISLEYVVEDEPLGTGGAIRNAAQRLTGGPDSPVLVFNGDILTGLDIAGLVESHRAADADVSLHLVRVEDPRAFGLVPTDPDGRVLAFTEKPETPEEIITDQINAGCYVFRRSVIDSIPAGRPVSVERETFPGLLASGAKLHGVTEDTYWLDLGKPESFVQASADLVRGVVSSPAVPGPRGEALVLPGAQVSEGAKLTGGTVVGAGARIESGAVVQGSIVLDGAVLGADTVVNASLIGAGASVGSRTVVTGAVIGDGAVVGADNELRAGVRVWCEAELPDAAVRFSSDR, encoded by the coding sequence ATGACGGAAGCGATCCTGCTGGTCGGCGGGCAGGGGACGCGTCTGCGCCCCGTGACGGTGAACACCCCCAAGCCGATGGTTCCGGCAGCGGGCGTCCCGTTCCTCGCCCACCAGATCGCCAGGGCCGCTGCCGCCGGTGTCACGCACATCGTGATGGCCACCTGCTACCTCGCCGAGGTCTTCGAGCCCTACTTCGGCGACGGATCCGACTTCGGCATCAGCCTCGAGTACGTCGTCGAGGACGAGCCCCTCGGCACCGGCGGTGCCATCCGCAACGCCGCCCAGCGCCTGACCGGCGGCCCGGACTCGCCCGTGCTCGTCTTCAACGGCGACATCCTGACCGGCCTCGACATCGCCGGCCTGGTCGAGTCCCACCGGGCGGCCGACGCCGACGTCTCCCTCCACCTCGTGCGCGTCGAGGACCCCCGCGCCTTCGGCCTGGTCCCCACCGACCCCGACGGCCGGGTGCTGGCCTTCACCGAGAAGCCCGAGACCCCCGAAGAGATCATCACGGACCAGATCAACGCCGGCTGCTACGTCTTCCGCCGCAGCGTGATCGACTCCATTCCGGCCGGCCGGCCGGTATCCGTCGAGCGCGAGACCTTCCCCGGCCTCCTCGCCTCCGGTGCCAAGCTGCACGGCGTGACCGAGGACACCTACTGGCTGGACCTCGGCAAGCCGGAGTCCTTCGTCCAGGCTTCCGCCGACCTCGTGCGCGGGGTCGTCTCCTCCCCGGCCGTCCCCGGCCCCCGCGGCGAGGCCCTCGTCCTGCCCGGTGCCCAGGTGTCGGAAGGCGCGAAGCTGACGGGCGGTACCGTGGTGGGTGCCGGCGCCCGGATCGAATCGGGCGCTGTCGTCCAGGGTTCCATCGTGCTGGACGGCGCGGTCCTCGGCGCGGACACGGTGGTGAACGCCAGCCTCATCGGCGCCGGCGCCTCGGTGGGTTCGCGCACGGTCGTGACCGGTGCCGTCATCGGTGACGGTGCCGTCGTGGGGGCCGACAACGAACTTCGCGCAGGGGTGCGGGTGTGGTGCGAGGCGGAACTGCCCGACGCAGCCGTCCGTTTCTCCTCCGACCGGTGA